The uncultured Fibrobacter sp. genome segment GCTTCCACTCTGTGGTGATTTCGCCAAGGCTCTTGGAGCGGAGTTTGACCTGCAAGGATTCGCCACCGCTCTTCACACCATCATCCACCAGCACGAACAGGGCGTTTTCGCCGCCCTTGGCACCCTTGATCCAGAATTCAAGGACGCCTTCTTCGAGGTACGGGGTCAGGTCAACGGAACCGGCGATACAGATAGCCACACCGGAATAGTCGCTAGCGATAAGTTCAATTTCCATGGAAAGAGCGCCTTCCATGGCATACTTGTCCGTGAGAACCGGCTCGGGGTTTTCGCGGGGATACTGGTAAGTGTATCCACCACCGCGTGGAATAGCTTCACGCATAACAACCGTGACAACTTCCTTATCGGGACGGAACGGCTTCGCAGGCTTCATCACGAAGCGGGACTGGTCACGGTCGCGATAATCGCTGAACCCGTAACCTGCAAAAGAAGAAGAGGCTAGGACCAGTGCGGCGAGGGCACCCGTCCAGACGGCTTTTTTCAAATTTCCATTCATATAGGTACAAATCTCCATATTCGGATTGGCTACAATATAGCTTGTTTTTCGGGCATTGGATTTCGCAGGACGAAAAAATATGGCGGATTTACAGAAGCGGAAAGCCCCAAATATTGATTTTTGAGGCCTAAACCATGGTTACTTACGTAAACACTTTATTTTGGGGATTTTACCTCGTAACCATTTTAATTTAAGTATTTTTACAAAGGGCCCTAATGGAGGTTTCACTATGAAAAAAAGTTTACTTTTCCTTTTTGCGATTTCCGCCATCGTAAGCATATCGACGAGCCTTATCGCGTGCGACAGCAGCACACCTCCAGCAGCTGCCGTATCGGACCCTGGCGACAATAACACAGGCCGAAAAGTCGTTCCCGTAGATTATTCCAAAGGTCGCGCCATGAACGCACGCCTAGGCAAAGGTATCAACCTCGGGAACTCTTGGGACGGTGATAACCGCAACTGCTTGGACGACTGCTGGAGCAACCCCATCGAAGACGGGGATTTCAAGATAATCAAGGAAGCCGGATTCAACTCCATCCGTCTGCCCGTACGTTGGCAAAGAAATTCCAATTACGAGACACACACAGTCGACCCGGAAATTCTCGCCGGGGTCAAGGAAGACGTTACGCTAGCCATCAACGAAGGGCTGGTCGTGCTCCTCGATTTCCACCATTACGTAGAGCTCAACTCGTTCGGTGGCGGAGCCCATCGCGGCAAGAGCGATACCATCGCCCTGTTCCAGGCCGAAAAGGAGCATTTTGTGCGCCTCTGGTCACAGATTGCAACGGAATTCAACGCATTCCCCGATTCCATGATTGCGTTCGACATTCTCAACGAACCGACAATTCCCAACAAGGACCTGGTCAACGACGTGCTCCTCAGCGCATACGAAGCGATCCGTGCGGCAGCACCCGGAAAGACCATTATGTTCGAATCTTTCCTCGCTGCAAAATTTGCAGAATTAGCCATACTCAAGCTTCCTGCGGACGGAAATATCATCTATAGCGGTCACTACTACGAGCCCTACACGTTCAGCCACCAGGGTCACGGCTACGACTGCAAGGGAGACGCCGCTTACGCGAACAAAGCGGCAAGCGACTTCATGGGTTTCGCCAAGTTGGGCATGCAACTCTATCCGGACGTGAGCGGGACGGATTTCATCCCGATGAACGTGGGCGAATTCGGAATTGCGGGTCAAACCAACTGGAGTTGCGGTAAAGACGCCCCCAGCGACGAAGCAA includes the following:
- a CDS encoding carbohydrate binding domain-containing protein, with protein sequence MNGNLKKAVWTGALAALVLASSSFAGYGFSDYRDRDQSRFVMKPAKPFRPDKEVVTVVMREAIPRGGGYTYQYPRENPEPVLTDKYAMEGALSMEIELIASDYSGVAICIAGSVDLTPYLEEGVLEFWIKGAKGGENALFVLVDDGVKSGGESLQVKLRSKSLGEITTEWKHFSIPLKLFGNTGVYWDAKNTREVMLPFAWDKFKGFRLEVRKDENESFKVWIDDIVIKKHGKPYEGPAYYPFRNEI
- a CDS encoding cellulase family glycosylhydrolase, whose translation is MKKSLLFLFAISAIVSISTSLIACDSSTPPAAAVSDPGDNNTGRKVVPVDYSKGRAMNARLGKGINLGNSWDGDNRNCLDDCWSNPIEDGDFKIIKEAGFNSIRLPVRWQRNSNYETHTVDPEILAGVKEDVTLAINEGLVVLLDFHHYVELNSFGGGAHRGKSDTIALFQAEKEHFVRLWSQIATEFNAFPDSMIAFDILNEPTIPNKDLVNDVLLSAYEAIRAAAPGKTIMFESFLAAKFAELAILKLPADGNIIYSGHYYEPYTFSHQGHGYDCKGDAAYANKAASDFMGFAKLGMQLYPDVSGTDFIPMNVGEFGIAGQTNWSCGKDAPSDEAKARWAKETVAAAQKYNMSFHYWGFTYVGGFEAYDRKGKAWYPGFPNALIQ